ctataaggttgtgagaggcatggatagggtgaatgcagtcagtctgtttcccagggttggggaatggagAACCACACAGCAATAGGTAAGGTTAAggggaaagaattttaaaaaggaacctgagggtcaacgtTTTTACAGAGGGTCATATGCAGAACAGTATAAAGACTCGCCACCTTTCTCATTTAGCATTCTCagttcattatttttattgttaCACAAAGCCCCATGAAGTATTTTCCGCAATAAAGATGCAATAAGAATGTAAGTTTGTCATCCGAAAAAAGCAGCCGGTTTTGCACAGTAGACATGACAACTGACTCAATATAAACCATACACTGTTTATTTAGCTGCTGTTGTGCTGAAATACAAGAGAATATGGTTTATTACATATTGTACTGAGATTTCCAGAACAATACGGTCAGTAATCAAAGCATTGTACATGTATAAAAGGTACTTTTGTTCCAGTTATATTAGCATGTGTGTTGAAACTTGCCTAGTATTTTGTTAATCTGCCCCATCCCCTACCCTGTTAGATTAAACAGATATCTATCCTTgattttgcaaataaatttggAGAGTATGGTTCCTTTCAGAAGACCATATTGCGTTTAAGTTAATTGAAGATAAAGAGAATGCTACAAAGGCAGTTTTCTCTGCTCTCCCCTTCCTCACTGGTGCAGCCAGGTCACTCTGATATCACCTGGAATAAAGCAAATCTAACATCACACTTGTTCATGTAGTCTGCATTCCTCATCCCCACAGAAATACTTTAACACTTGTTTTTTCTTAAATAAGACcgaggtttggggggggggggggggtggtggagggggcGTGGGCCTTCTAGACCATGTCTTATCCTctgcctcaatgccattttcccaaGCTATTGCCATATGACTTGATGTCATTAGTAACTGAAAATATATTCACCTCTTTATTGAGCTTAATGACTGATATTCCACAGTCCTCAAGAGCTGAGAATTCATCCTTCTGAGTGAAGATGttcctgctcatctcagtcctaaacggtTTGCCTTCTATTCTGAGACTGCTTTCCCTGGTTCGAGAATCCCGCTCTGCCAGCGGAAACACCCATTCTGCACCAAATCTCTCTATTCCAAAAATAAACTTAGAAAatacaaggaggccattcaaaaTGATGACAGTTGatgatccaactcagtaccctgttcctgcattctccctaaccctttgatccttttagccccaagaacaatatctaactcctcattggcctcaatcactttctgtggcagagaattccactggcttgccactctttgggtgaataaacctctcctcatctcaatcctaaatggcttcCCTGTGTACTTAGAccttgagctggaaatgtgttgctggaaaagcacagcaggtcaggcagcatccagggaacaggagaattgacgtttcgggcataagcccttcttcctgaagaagggcttatgcccgaaacgtcgattctcctgttccctggatgctgcctgacctgctgcgcttttccagcaacacatttccagctctgatctccagcatctgcagacctcactttctcctacttcgaCCTTGaaccctgattctggactccttGGTCACCGGGAAATCTATATATTGTGAGCTTCTATCAgcttgcctctcattcttctaaattccagagagtactAGCTTGATCTGCTTAATCTCTCCTTCTAGGACAGTTCCCCATCCCAGGGATGAGTCTGGTGAACCACTGCTGCACTCACTTAATAGCAAGAATATCTTTGTTTAGGCAGGGGGACCAGACAGAACTCAAGACTCCAAAGTGCAGTCTCGCCTGTGTTCCACACAGTTGAAGCACGTCTACTTTGCTTTTGTATGTCTTCACGGGTAATATTTTCTCTTGATTTGGAGCAGGCAAGGCTTATGACAGTGCAACCTGGGATACGGCCAAATACAGACTCAGTTGCCTTGGCAGAACAACGGTTTAAAAATTTTCttgtggatgtgggcattgctggctgtccagcatttatttccaattcctagTTGCGTTTGAGAAGATAGtgacgagctgccttcttgaagtgcagTCCAtctgaggttaaaaaaaaaactagccagAGTAGCCCTGTCTGGTAGAAGGCAAGTATATCAGGACAGACTTTGACTGGGTTACGTCTTCCATGGCTGGCTAAAGATGAACGGCCAATTGAGGAAGGTGCCTAATGCCAGAGCTAGCATGACTCTGAAAACTGGAACTAAATTAAAATGACCACAAAATGTTCTTCCCAGATAAACCTTCCTTGTCTTGGTCAAGGAATGctattaacatcaaatgtaataaactACAGAAAATATTCCCTTCTAGGTGTAAAATATATGGACACACAAAATagcaaaatttaatttaaataattccaTGTTTCTCCCTTCCTGAAGATCTAGATAGTTACAGTGTCCAGGGGGCAATAGGAAATCCTGCTTTTTCACAGCAGAGGCTGACATTGTATCATTTGTTGTCTGACTGTCCAATCATCTTTCCAATAAATATTACAGTCATTGGAAAGTGGATTTGTACTCTCCAAAAGCCTTCCACATCTTCACATCCATTAGCTTTGAACTTGTTGAAGGGCTTGTGCAGCAGATTGCAAGACTTTGCATTTCAGGGGCATACTGTCAATACTCAACACAttcagaacagggacagcacgggatagatacagagtaatgctcTGCTTACGCTGTCGGAACAGTACAGGAGTAAGATAGATAGAAATCTATCtgtactcttttaaactgaaagtaaagctttcTTGACACTGTTCCCTGATTGCAAAACTGCAGAGTGGATGGAGGATGTTCCTACTGGTGTCCACCTTCAGGGTTACTTTGACCTGCTGCCTGCTGGTCCAGATTCCTAAGGGATCCACGACATCTGTGTTGCCTCCTTCAACCTGCATGTACCTTCctaggaaggtcaggacatctgctcctccagaatactgaatgacctggacagagtggacattgggaagatatttccattagcaggagagactaggacctgagggcacagccttaggaagaccttttagaacggagatgaggagaaaattcttaagccagagagtggtgaatcattgccacagaaggctgtggaaacctggtcattgagtatatttaaaacagagattgatccccttgacaatcaggaACCTACATaaagttacggggagaaagtgggagaatgagtttgagaaacttctcagccatgattgaatggcagagcagattcgatgggcagatggcctaatttctacaCTTGTGTCTTATGGTCAGGCACACCCATGTTAGGTATGATAGGGGTTAGGGGTGAGATAAACAGAAAAACTTCCTTTACACAATCACCAACAAtcatccccaggacagggacactGTGGGGTTACATATAGAGTAAAGcctcctctactcttttaaactgaaaaaaaagctCTGTCTATAGGGTCCCTGACTCTCTCAAGGACATGTACAGCAAAGGCTTAAATACAGAGTGAATTTACATTTGTTAATGTAAGCCTTTCCCTCATCTTTCTTATTACAAAATAACAGCTTTGTGAATGGATGTAGACAGCGAACTTGCACAGTattgaaaatatttacatttggTATATATTGCATAAATAGCTGTTTCTAATCAAGCTCACAAGCACAGTGTAGCCATTTCATCTATCAGTGCATTCAAAATGGAACTgaatgtctatcatgaggaagAAGAAAAGCAAGTACTTGTTAATCCCATCGATTAGATTTAGCAATATAAGATAGTCATCAAGAAATCAAAGGCATGGTTTAGAACCTTGCACAGAGCAGACAGTATTGCTCTATATAAGAGGAAGctaattttaaaaacacaaggAAGATAGAGTGAATTCAATGAAAACCTTGTTTATCATAGACATTATTATCAGAAACCAAAGACTCCATAAGTAGCTCACACATTCTCAGACTTGGGAGAAAACAATATCTGACAGGGTGCTCACATCAGTGTCACTCGTTGGAAAAGGCGTGTGCATGAACAATAAGCAAGACAGTGATGTCAGATAGTTTAAATCTAGGCTAACAATTAAGAATTGCCACATTTGTGAGGGATGTGAACACAGCCAATGTGTGTGATGCTGTACCTTAAACACAAGTTCCTAACTTAGGATAGGAgaggaaatggaaagtgaaaaTATTTAAACTGAACTGGTTTGTGCAAAAGATTCACAACATAGATGTTAACACTGGTCAAGTCTGGAACTAGTAGGTGAAATTACTGGCTTTATACATAGCAAACAATTGACCCAAATAGCTAACCCATTTGCACTATGCAAATCTGAGGTTACATTACATTTGCTTGACCAATTGTAGACATTTAACTGctaccaacatttttttttagaaaagcagAAGGAAATTATAACTTCCCACTTAGTCATGAAGAGGATCCCatgttataaatgcaagtttgtaTATGGCTGGCTGCATCTTTGGCATTGCTGGCATTTTGGAATGCCTCACTTCTTGTACACAACTTGTCTAATGTATGAAGGCAGTTATTTCTCTGTTCATCTCACTGTTTCTCTTGCTACCCCTTAAATAGCCCATTTAAAATCAGTCTTCTTCACTTAATATTTatctgggcgaaagtgaggactgcagatgctggagattagagtcgagagtgtggtactggaaaagcacagcaggtcaagcagcatccgaggagcaggaatatcgacgtttcggacagaaGCTCTTAATCAGAAATGAAGCTGGGACtgtcgggggtggagagataaatgggaggggggtggggctggggtgaaggtagctgagagcaaATATTTATCTGCTTTTGTGTACTCTTCCCCAATTTCTGAGAGTGCTCAATCTTTTCTTCTTTCAAGGTGACTCTATGTTCAAGACTATGTTCAGGTACCAGTATTCCAGTGCTATTGATGACAAGAGACCCGGCCCCACCCAGTTCAGTTGTTGACTTTATAAGATTGTATATATTCTGCCAGCACCATGAAATCCTAAACATAAGGTAGAttgtaaaatgaaaatatttaatgccCAGGTCTACACACCTTTCTTCTCCAACCAACTCTTGACTCTCATCCAACTTTTAAAGATTCTTTCATTACAGTGAGTGGATCAGAGTGCTATCTTCCTTGTCTTGCTGTATGTTACTGCACTTATCTAAAATCTGATATTTGAAGCATTTGTATATGGTTAACTGTTCTTACAATTTATAGCAGTGTTCGATATTCTGCACCTTTAAACAAAAATCACCAATATAAGCACCCAACAACTAGCAGTCTGAGTACTTATGGTTCAACTCCACTTAGTTTAGTAAATTACATAGAGCATTAAAACCTCCTAAATGTCCCAAGAAGCTTGGGAATTATTTTTGAAGCTTTCTTTTTGTCTCCACTGTCTGTGTCCTTCGAATCTTGTGATCCATCACCTTGTTGGCCTGGAGAAGTCTCTTCTTTTGAAGAGTCCTCTTTCTTGTAGAAAACTTCAAACCTGCTGTATACTCGTTTCTCTTTTCGAAAACTGTCCATCCTCTTAATTAAAGGATCTATATAGTCAGGTGTATCCTGGGCTTTGCCTTTGTTTTTAATCGAGTTTGAAAACCTTGCTGAGACACCAAATTGCTGCTTTTTATCAGAGTCTGTTTTATCTGACTCAGGAGTAACCTTTTCCTCTGATTCTCCAGGAGTTATATTCTCATTGGTGCTGGCATGATGCACTTTGGCACTCTCAGCTCGATTCTTCTGGCTGTTGGCAGAGATTTGCTCTAGGATGACCTTGGTATCATCTCGAAGATTGCTGCTGTAAAGGGCATTGGAGGTAGATGTGGAAAACCTGCTTCCTTGGACTGTTTGTAAACCTTTGGGTGCAGTGGGGTTGACTGGAGTCCTACGTGGTTTCTCCTCTTTCTCGGAGTTGGCAAGTACCATCTCACTATGGATAGTTTTTGATGGCTTTTCAGGATTCTTATTTTCTATGGCTGGAGTCAGAGGTTGCCCTACGTCGACATTGCTGTGCATTTCTTTTGATTTTGTATCACCAGGAAGGTTGAGAGAAcctttccatcttgaaggactctttgaaatggaatttaaaattgcAGATTCCACTCCTGTCTCATCCTCTTTACTCTCTCTTGTGTCCAGACacacagcagatgaatgcatctTAATCTTTGCTAAATTGCCATTAGCATCTTCCAATTTTGAGGTAGAAGAGGATCTTTGGGGATTGCTAGCATTATTTGGAGAAGCTGATTCAGAGGGTGGGAATCCTGGCTGCAAAGACTCAATAGCTAACTGAGAGGGTGGGGGTCCTTGCTGCCCTGCTACAGAATTAAAGGCCTTTTCTGGTTTGTCCAGAGGCAGCTTTTCAGTCTTTGCTGACAGTACGACATGTGgtgttttaatttcttttgatAATGATGTACGCTGGGTCATTTTGTTAATGGCATCTTGTACCTTTTTGCTCAGTTGAAGGTCTACTTTTGGCCTTGCTTTATGTTGGTCACTCGTTTGAGTGTCTGGGTCATGACCACCCAAAGCAGAGTCAGTCTGCTGCCTACCCAGGTCCAAATCTAGTGGTTTTCCAATAAAAACCTCTTTGGAATTTGGTTCAAATGTTTTGGGAGTTTCATTTGGCAAGTTCTTGTCAGGCATTGAATATTGGATTAGTTTGGTTTGGTCATTGCTACTATTTTCCTGCAAATCTGCAGCTGCTTTAGATTCCCGAATCCCTTCAGGTTCCTTTTCTTCTTCCTGTTTCTGCTCCCTGATGCTCCGGATTCCTTTCCCTTTTTGTGCGATATGTTGTTCTGTTTTGGAATTATTGAAGATCAGTGAAGAACGCAGTCTGGAGCTCCTTTGCAACATAGGGTTGAGTTTACTACGCATGGATTCATGTTTTGCCAACTTCATATTCCGCTCCTCAAATCCTTTATCCGATGAAAGAGATTGGTCATCAGTTAAGTCTGCTTTTGGAGACTTTGAGTTATAGAAATCCAAACGTTTATAACTTGTAATATGTGTAGGTTCTCTGAACAAGGGTTTCTCTAAAGGTGCTGTGTTTTGCCTTGAAACATGAAGCACTTCGTTGTTGCTCTGAGATTCATCTGGTATAGAAACATCATCTTCAAGCTGCTCGGGGTGCTCATCCTGATAACTGAAATAGGAGCCAATTCTCCATCTTCTCAGCCCATGTTTGGTGGGTTGATCATCAGACTTTCGACCCAGACTGGACTCTGTGAAAAGCATTTTTGGATCCAGAACCTGTTTCTGAGTTGGTGACTTTTGACAGGCATATGATTGGCCAATGTTGGGccgcttctgtattttctgccctAGCCTTCCATCACCTACTGGATCAAGATCACTTGAACCATGCCGGACCTCTTTGgaggagttggaaggttcataGTTTGCCGGAAGTGGATGGAGCGGTAAACCAGTCAGACAGGACTCTTCACGATTCTTTAGATCGTACCAGTGCCTTGGTTGTTCTGCTGACTCATTGTACTGATGCTGAGTTGTTCTGTTTTGTCTAAATCGTTCAAGTATTCCCAGGCCATCATTTAGATGCTTACTGTTAAATGAGCTGAACCTATTCCTTGTTAATCCAGGCTCCAAAGGATACCTCTTTTCTCTGAATAATTGCTCAGATCTAGCATCTAATTCATCATAATGCTCACTTATTCTTCCGTATCTACGTTCCATAGAATCGTAACTTTCAAAAGTCCCTTCTGCATAACTTCTCCTTTTAAATGCGTTAATTTCCATCTGCTTTGCTCTCATAACAGCACTGGATGTAGGATCAAACCGAAAATCGTCCTGTTGAATCTGTGTAAACTGTCTCATGAAGCCTCTGATGCCAACTTCCTCCTTGTTTTGCCTGTAGACATCATTCTGTCTAAAACTGTGGCCAAACTGATCACGATCTGGGTCTGCCCATGAATAACCAGAATGCTGTGAAAGCATGTCCTCTTGATGCTTAAATCTAGGGCTTTGTTTGCGTCGCCATCTGTCAGTAGGCTGGTATGGTTTCACTGTGTAAAAATTATCTGGTTCTGGCATGAGATTCTCTACACCAGGGAGAGGGTGAGACTGGGCAAAAAGAATTCGAAATTCTTCATCAAAAATTGCTACAAGTTCTCCCTGAAATCGTTGAACAATACTGCGATGAATCTTCTCAAAGGACCACATAAAGCTGGAGGATAAGGAAAGAGAAATTAAATAGTACCATTGCATTAATGAACATTCAATCTCAAACATCACTGATGATCATAGTTCTGTTCCCTAGAAACATTCCATAAAAACCGAACACTCCACAAAACACTCCTAGTAACATTCTGGACATGGAAATGGAGATGAGTGCCACTACTGCCTTCAAAGCCAAACCAGTGGCTGCCATGTCATTTCTTTTAGGTAAGAGATCATCATCACCTCTAGCAGAACAAGCTTTAATTTCTCATTGTCTGAGACATATTTAGCAAATTTGCCAAGAATGAGTCTTTAACAAACTTCCACAAGCTTCCTCCATTACTTATTTCAATTGTCTGACAGTTTTTATTAATTTCCTTTGAACGCAGATGCAATTCCATTTGGATCTCCCCAGATCCTAGCCTCTCATCATTAAAAAATATTCTTATTTGCCTTTGGTGGAGCTAAAATAAACGGCCTTACAATTCTCCACTGTGAACTCTACCTACCATTATGTCACTCATTCAGTTAATCTGTCCATGCTCTTTTGTAGGTTTAGATTTAGCCTCTTCCTTGTCTGATTGATGAAAATGAAAGGTCCATTCACATTTTTCAAGTTCTTTCACAAATGACTACTGAAGCAAACAGCCAAACTTTATTCACTCAGCCCAAACTGACTTTACAGAGTGGAGTTCCTGTCTTGATCAAGACAATCCTTTCAACTCTCAGATTAATGTATGAGAGAAAATAGGTCTATGTTCAACAGTGAGTAAACAGCGCACATGCAGCAATGAACTGTGAAGATAAGACAAGATGTGggggtgctagtgttggactggggtggacaaagtttaaaattacacaacgccaggttatagtccacctggtttatttggaagtacttgctTTCAGAGTGCCTCTCCTTCAAATTAGTATCAACAGCTTGTAAACACCTCAGGCTGTTGGCATTAGAAACAGGTTTTTCCTGTGGGAGATAATGATCTTGCACTGGATTAAAAGGGCTGTGTATCAGTATTAGCATACTGCATGCTTCAGGTGGAATTCTTGAcctgcagtgatagtgtcctaacatctgagccaggaggcctggttcAAGTACCATCTGCTCCAGTAGTACTAACATCTCTAagaaggttgattagaaaatacctactGCATGCTTCAGAGGTTAAGTATTCTGATAAAGGATAGTTAGTCTATCACTTACCTGTAGGAACCACAGAGAACTGCATTACAATCCACCAGCATGAATCGTTCTATCAAGCTGCCAGTAAAAGACATCCCAGATTTGCAGGTGTAGGTTGATCCTGTTAATGTCCTCACTCTCAGGAACTG
The sequence above is drawn from the Chiloscyllium plagiosum isolate BGI_BamShark_2017 chromosome 5, ASM401019v2, whole genome shotgun sequence genome and encodes:
- the LOC122550216 gene encoding protein FAM83H-like, with amino-acid sequence MAHRSQCSTLGDVDNDPSYVPPHYKEYYRIAVDILAEEGIDAYYHFLAEEKEVDFLSSTEIEHINKHLKKPLVPLDELQFVGGDYDESDSSGTYWPVQTDIAAPALDLGWPNIHMCRGPSDVTIFVHPPAPDTLSIKEEFRRLIRSATQVIAIVMDIFTDLDLFAEVLEAASRGVPVYLLLDELLSHHFLDMVKKCQVNLSHMHFLRVRTLTGSTYTCKSGMSFTGSLIERFMLVDCNAVLCGSYSFMWSFEKIHRSIVQRFQGELVAIFDEEFRILFAQSHPLPGVENLMPEPDNFYTVKPYQPTDRWRRKQSPRFKHQEDMLSQHSGYSWADPDRDQFGHSFRQNDVYRQNKEEVGIRGFMRQFTQIQQDDFRFDPTSSAVMRAKQMEINAFKRRSYAEGTFESYDSMERRYGRISEHYDELDARSEQLFREKRYPLEPGLTRNRFSSFNSKHLNDGLGILERFRQNRTTQHQYNESAEQPRHWYDLKNREESCLTGLPLHPLPANYEPSNSSKEVRHGSSDLDPVGDGRLGQKIQKRPNIGQSYACQKSPTQKQVLDPKMLFTESSLGRKSDDQPTKHGLRRWRIGSYFSYQDEHPEQLEDDVSIPDESQSNNEVLHVSRQNTAPLEKPLFREPTHITSYKRLDFYNSKSPKADLTDDQSLSSDKGFEERNMKLAKHESMRSKLNPMLQRSSRLRSSLIFNNSKTEQHIAQKGKGIRSIREQKQEEEKEPEGIRESKAAADLQENSSNDQTKLIQYSMPDKNLPNETPKTFEPNSKEVFIGKPLDLDLGRQQTDSALGGHDPDTQTSDQHKARPKVDLQLSKKVQDAINKMTQRTSLSKEIKTPHVVLSAKTEKLPLDKPEKAFNSVAGQQGPPPSQLAIESLQPGFPPSESASPNNASNPQRSSSTSKLEDANGNLAKIKMHSSAVCLDTRESKEDETGVESAILNSISKSPSRWKGSLNLPGDTKSKEMHSNVDVGQPLTPAIENKNPEKPSKTIHSEMVLANSEKEEKPRRTPVNPTAPKGLQTVQGSRFSTSTSNALYSSNLRDDTKVILEQISANSQKNRAESAKVHHASTNENITPGESEEKVTPESDKTDSDKKQQFGVSARFSNSIKNKGKAQDTPDYIDPLIKRMDSFRKEKRVYSRFEVFYKKEDSSKEETSPGQQGDGSQDSKDTDSGDKKKASKIIPKLLGTFRRF